A region from the Chloroflexia bacterium SDU3-3 genome encodes:
- a CDS encoding DUF2817 domain-containing protein — translation MTLFKRMLGAGCALLAALAATAAPSPLRAQDAGHEITIGASGEGRPITAIRFGDGPRKLVVVGDTHGGPEANTHVLTTMLIDYFRAHPDEIPASVRLYLIPSINPDGLALGSRFNARWVDLNRNMNTLMNSCAEDDWSTTVEGAYGVVSETGGPYPDSEVENRVLRSFLLDAQGAIFIHSNAGLVFPSTCEHQPSILMAQVYAKGADYVYSRFWDKYRITGSMNDWAGSMGIAAITPELVTGELPEFDQNLAGLKAVLAQAEDIMPLSQDRREAGFAMPEPIWRFWRAYGGAERFGEPLGPATQQGGVTRQTFANAVLELRPDQADTPQLVQPAALGSQYLGAEPAVADDGSGRYFAAAGHNLAGTFLAAWQRADGERVYGAPISEAYTLPMPDGQPRQAQRFERGMLTIDPGSGAVEPQPLGWLAQAAPTLRSPDQPFQMR, via the coding sequence ATGACACTTTTCAAACGCATGCTCGGCGCTGGGTGTGCGCTGCTGGCGGCGCTGGCGGCCACCGCCGCCCCCAGCCCGCTGCGCGCGCAGGACGCCGGGCACGAGATAACCATCGGCGCATCGGGCGAGGGCCGCCCGATCACCGCCATCCGCTTTGGCGATGGCCCGCGCAAGCTGGTGGTGGTGGGCGATACCCACGGCGGGCCAGAGGCCAACACCCACGTGCTCACCACCATGCTGATCGACTACTTCCGCGCCCACCCCGACGAGATCCCCGCATCGGTGCGGCTCTACCTCATCCCCTCGATCAACCCCGACGGCCTCGCGCTCGGCTCGCGGTTCAACGCCCGCTGGGTGGACCTGAACCGCAACATGAATACGCTCATGAATTCCTGCGCCGAGGACGACTGGAGCACCACTGTCGAGGGGGCCTACGGCGTGGTCTCCGAGACCGGCGGCCCCTACCCCGACTCCGAGGTCGAGAACCGTGTGCTGCGCAGCTTCCTGCTGGACGCCCAGGGCGCGATCTTCATCCACAGCAATGCGGGCCTGGTCTTCCCCTCCACCTGCGAGCACCAGCCATCCATTCTGATGGCCCAGGTGTATGCCAAAGGTGCAGATTATGTCTATAGCCGCTTCTGGGATAAATACCGCATCACCGGCTCGATGAACGACTGGGCGGGCAGCATGGGCATCGCCGCCATCACCCCCGAGCTGGTGACGGGCGAGCTGCCCGAGTTCGACCAGAACCTCGCGGGGCTGAAGGCCGTGCTTGCCCAGGCCGAGGACATCATGCCGCTGTCGCAGGACCGCCGCGAGGCCGGGTTCGCTATGCCCGAGCCGATCTGGCGCTTCTGGCGGGCCTACGGCGGGGCCGAGCGCTTCGGCGAGCCGCTGGGGCCAGCCACGCAGCAGGGCGGGGTGACGCGGCAGACCTTCGCCAACGCCGTGCTGGAGCTACGCCCCGACCAGGCCGACACACCCCAGCTGGTGCAGCCCGCCGCGCTGGGCAGCCAGTACCTGGGGGCCGAGCCAGCCGTGGCCGACGACGGCAGCGGGCGCTACTTCGCGGCGGCAGGCCACAACCTCGCGGGTACGTTCTTGGCGGCGTGGCAGCGCGCCGATGGCGAGCGCGTCTACGGCGCGCCGATCAGCGAGGCCTACACGCTGCCCATGCCCGACGGCCAGCCGCGCCAGGCCCAGCGCTTCGAGCGCGGCATGCTCACCATCGACCCAGGCAGCGGCGCGGTCGAGCCCCAGCCGCTCGGCTGGCTGGCCCAGGCCGCGCCCACGCTGCGCTCGCCCGACCAGCCCTTCCAGATGCGCTAG
- a CDS encoding GNAT family N-acetyltransferase: MAASFSFVSAASYSLEDFAEIFTRAFEGYYYPGITTAPLLAERARTEQIDFHRSQVLLDDYTPCAMGVLGLRGERAWCGGLGVFPEYRGQGLAQRVVSALIDQARVCGARQFGLEVLTRNERAIRTYQSAGLQIARRLQIFEWAERRAGEDPADWPAVPLLYASLPANGVTELPPAALLPHFARLHTVASAWQRDLASLLVRTGTSGLVLGHPQHPTAYLIYRYHGNEARILDLAALTPEDALPLLEALQSRYPHIGSVNEPAESPLISAYLRRGFVETDSQFEMSLAL, from the coding sequence ATGGCCGCCAGTTTCAGCTTCGTCTCCGCCGCCAGCTACTCGCTTGAGGACTTCGCCGAGATCTTCACCCGCGCCTTCGAGGGCTACTACTACCCCGGCATCACCACCGCGCCCCTGCTGGCCGAGCGCGCCCGCACCGAGCAGATCGACTTCCACCGCTCGCAGGTGCTGCTAGATGACTACACGCCATGCGCCATGGGCGTGCTGGGGCTGCGCGGCGAGCGTGCCTGGTGCGGCGGGCTGGGGGTCTTCCCCGAGTATCGCGGGCAGGGGCTGGCGCAGCGCGTGGTGAGCGCCCTGATCGATCAGGCGCGGGTGTGCGGGGCCAGGCAGTTCGGGCTGGAGGTGCTGACCCGCAACGAGCGCGCCATCCGCACCTACCAGAGCGCGGGGCTACAGATCGCGCGGCGGCTGCAGATCTTCGAGTGGGCCGAGCGCAGGGCGGGCGAAGACCCAGCCGACTGGCCCGCGGTACCGCTGCTCTATGCCAGCCTGCCCGCCAACGGCGTGACCGAGCTGCCCCCCGCCGCGCTGCTGCCCCACTTCGCGCGGCTGCACACGGTGGCCTCGGCGTGGCAGCGCGATCTGGCCAGCCTGCTGGTGCGCACCGGCACCAGTGGGCTGGTGCTGGGACACCCCCAGCACCCCACCGCCTACCTTATCTACCGCTACCACGGGAACGAGGCCCGCATCCTTGACCTGGCCGCGCTCACCCCTGAGGACGCGCTGCCGCTGCTAGAGGCGCTGCAGAGCCGCTACCCCCACATCGGCAGCGTGAACGAGCCAGCCGAAAGCCCGCTGATCAGCGCCTACCTGCGGCGCGGCTTTGTGGAGACCGACAGCCAATTCGAGATGTCGCTGGCGCTCTAG
- a CDS encoding class F sortase, translated as MDRSILSVGLDAKRVPVVPKHDVGWYNLSAKPGAGENIVLWGHVLRFRDAPKLSAPFARVKELKKGAEIVLYTKDGTKHRYVVAKQLLVKPSEVKYILPMGQERLTLVSCAGSKVVVSGSVTNMTHRMITIALPAD; from the coding sequence ATGGACCGCTCCATCCTCTCGGTGGGGCTGGATGCCAAGCGCGTGCCGGTCGTGCCCAAGCACGATGTGGGCTGGTACAACCTGAGCGCCAAGCCGGGCGCGGGCGAGAACATCGTGCTGTGGGGCCACGTGCTGCGCTTCCGCGACGCGCCGAAGCTGAGCGCGCCGTTCGCCCGCGTGAAGGAGCTGAAGAAAGGCGCGGAGATCGTGCTCTACACCAAGGATGGCACGAAGCACCGCTATGTGGTGGCCAAGCAGCTGCTGGTGAAGCCGAGCGAGGTGAAGTACATCCTGCCGATGGGCCAGGAGCGGCTGACCCTGGTCTCGTGCGCGGGCAGCAAGGTGGTGGTGAGCGGCAGCGTGACAAATATGACCCATCGTATGATCACTATCGCCCTGCCAGCGGACTAG
- a CDS encoding HAMP domain-containing protein, whose amino-acid sequence MRPPIFWTLLASFALVILIGICGMVGFVTLAASGVWQPAAVREQIGKNQRMYGEVLGDFYVANGKSWDGIEGRIDQFLVVKHGDYVIVDTSGNVVAGDSSIVPVVSGRRPGRNIAILAQGKQIGTLAFRMGKDQSELLQPQTTFRAVARSFVLAALLLLGFLLLLAVLLSRWLARPVRGVTSAALLVAGGQLDTQVAGARVRELDDLASAFNTMARSLSDADRQRRQLTADVAHELRTPLSIIKGRLEGVQDGIYQATPEQIGQLLDETALLERLIEDLRVLALAEAGQLPLYREPMDPTDLLAAARASFAAQAAERQIALSYEAADDLPLIDIDPQRMQQVLGNLLANALRHTPAGGSVGLRAELRGGGKGQPPSVAISVRDTGAGIAPDDLAHIFERFWRADQARTRGTGGTGLGLAIARQIVVAHGGDISAESERGAGTCLTITLPALAD is encoded by the coding sequence ATGCGCCCACCGATTTTCTGGACCCTGCTGGCCTCGTTCGCGCTGGTGATCCTGATCGGCATCTGCGGCATGGTCGGCTTTGTCACGCTGGCGGCCAGCGGCGTGTGGCAGCCCGCCGCCGTGCGCGAGCAGATCGGCAAGAACCAGCGGATGTACGGCGAGGTGCTGGGTGATTTCTACGTGGCGAACGGCAAATCGTGGGATGGCATCGAGGGGCGGATCGATCAGTTTCTGGTGGTGAAACATGGCGACTACGTGATCGTGGACACCAGCGGCAATGTTGTGGCGGGCGACTCAAGCATTGTGCCGGTGGTGAGCGGGCGTCGCCCGGGCCGCAATATTGCCATCCTGGCGCAGGGCAAGCAGATCGGCACGCTGGCCTTCCGCATGGGCAAAGACCAGAGCGAGCTGCTGCAGCCGCAGACCACCTTCCGCGCCGTGGCCCGCAGCTTTGTGCTGGCCGCGCTGCTGCTGCTGGGCTTCCTGCTGCTGCTGGCGGTGCTGCTCTCGCGCTGGCTGGCCCGCCCGGTGCGCGGCGTCACCAGCGCGGCGCTGCTGGTGGCCGGGGGCCAGCTGGACACCCAGGTGGCCGGGGCGCGGGTGCGCGAGCTGGATGATCTGGCCAGCGCCTTCAACACCATGGCCCGCTCGCTGAGCGACGCCGACCGCCAGCGCCGCCAGCTGACCGCCGACGTGGCCCACGAGCTGCGCACGCCGCTGTCGATCATCAAGGGGCGGCTGGAGGGCGTGCAGGATGGCATCTACCAGGCCACGCCCGAGCAGATCGGCCAGCTGCTGGATGAGACGGCGCTGCTGGAGCGGCTGATCGAGGATCTGCGCGTGCTGGCCTTGGCCGAGGCGGGCCAACTGCCGCTCTACCGCGAGCCGATGGACCCCACAGATCTGCTGGCGGCGGCGCGCGCCTCGTTCGCCGCGCAGGCCGCCGAGCGGCAGATCGCGCTCTCCTATGAGGCGGCGGACGACCTGCCGCTGATCGACATCGACCCCCAGCGCATGCAGCAGGTGCTGGGCAACCTGCTGGCCAATGCGCTGCGCCACACCCCGGCTGGCGGCAGCGTGGGGCTGCGCGCCGAGCTGCGCGGCGGGGGCAAGGGCCAGCCGCCCAGCGTGGCGATCAGCGTGCGCGACACCGGCGCGGGCATCGCCCCCGACGACCTGGCGCATATCTTCGAGCGCTTCTGGCGGGCCGACCAGGCGCGCACGCGCGGCACGGGCGGCACCGGCCTGGGGCTGGCGATCGCCCGCCAGATCGTGGTGGCCCACGGCGGCGACATCAGCGCCGAGAGCGAGCGCGGCGCGGGCACATGCCTCACCATCACGCTGCCCGCCCTGGCCGACTAG
- a CDS encoding response regulator transcription factor, protein MATRTLLVVDDEPAIAAIARDYLAQAGFRVLVAGDGAAALRLARSESPALMVLDLMLPEIDGLDVIRALRADPATRSLPVIMLTARVGEADRVAGLELGADDYIVKPFSPRELVARVRAVLRRTAGEEQASGALTAGDLVIDFPRRSVRRGGAAIDLTATEFDVLAILAREAGRPFTRTRLIELVYDTAYAGFDRTIDAHIKNLRRKIEPDPRVPTYILTVYGIGYKFTEDVAASPVAE, encoded by the coding sequence GTGGCAACACGAACGCTGCTGGTGGTGGATGACGAGCCTGCGATCGCCGCGATCGCCCGCGACTACCTGGCGCAGGCCGGGTTTCGCGTGCTGGTGGCGGGCGACGGCGCTGCGGCGCTGCGCCTGGCCCGCAGCGAGTCGCCCGCGCTGATGGTGCTAGACCTGATGCTGCCGGAGATCGACGGGCTAGATGTCATCCGCGCGCTGCGGGCCGACCCGGCCACCCGCTCGCTGCCGGTGATCATGCTGACCGCGCGGGTGGGCGAGGCCGACCGCGTGGCCGGGCTGGAGCTGGGGGCCGACGACTACATCGTGAAGCCGTTCAGCCCGCGCGAGCTGGTGGCGCGGGTGCGCGCGGTGCTGCGCCGCACCGCAGGCGAGGAGCAGGCCAGCGGCGCGCTGACGGCGGGCGATCTGGTGATCGACTTCCCGCGACGCAGCGTGCGGCGGGGCGGTGCTGCCATCGACCTGACGGCCACCGAGTTCGATGTGCTAGCCATCCTCGCTCGTGAGGCAGGCCGCCCGTTCACCCGCACCCGGCTGATTGAGCTGGTCTATGACACGGCCTACGCTGGCTTCGACCGCACGATCGACGCCCATATCAAGAATCTGCGCCGCAAGATCGAGCCAGACCCACGGGTGCCGACCTACATCCTCACCGTCTACGGGATCGGCTACAAATTTACCGAGGATGTCGCCGCCTCACCAGTGGCGGAGTGA
- a CDS encoding cyclic nucleotide-binding domain-containing protein: MTNTRVIEHLRRAEIFGGLDDQELIQIAGVCKAVKAHTDTTIFHEGDEGHEFYIIHEGSVRVQITTRRADGSVSPSTINMLYAGQCFGELVLLNNAHRSATITASEPTTLIVLGDQDFSRLCESSPRIGYLVMRNLAQDLAFKLRSSNLLLRGNIRWQRGELGGHA, from the coding sequence ATGACGAATACCCGGGTTATCGAGCATCTGCGCCGCGCCGAGATCTTCGGCGGGCTGGATGACCAAGAGCTGATCCAGATCGCCGGGGTCTGCAAGGCGGTCAAGGCGCATACCGACACCACGATCTTCCACGAGGGCGACGAGGGGCACGAGTTCTACATCATCCACGAGGGCAGCGTGCGCGTGCAGATCACCACGCGGCGCGCCGACGGCAGCGTCTCGCCCTCCACCATCAACATGCTCTACGCCGGGCAGTGCTTCGGCGAGCTGGTGCTGCTGAACAACGCCCACCGCTCGGCCACCATCACCGCGTCGGAGCCGACCACGCTGATCGTGCTGGGCGACCAGGATTTCAGCCGCCTGTGCGAGTCGTCGCCGCGCATCGGCTACCTGGTGATGCGCAACCTCGCGCAGGATCTGGCCTTCAAGCTGCGCTCTTCCAACCTGCTGCTGCGCGGCAACATCCGCTGGCAGCGCGGCGAGCTGGGCGGCCACGCCTAG